A stretch of Apostichopus japonicus isolate 1M-3 chromosome 9, ASM3797524v1, whole genome shotgun sequence DNA encodes these proteins:
- the LOC139973876 gene encoding glycoprotein 3-alpha-L-fucosyltransferase A-like, with the protein MDGKLLYDSTIPLQRDVMSRGLQTHVEGADVQYRVAVVATSVFWANKLILPRIVTCELRIENSSVRIEKATYESGYTQLRADVLIFSGIIGDIDIWQELAKRRQRNQLWVFATEESAFTSRKFIPPIEMSDIHFNISSTYHPKSDIYIPYGAFSPFTGEEKTALKFESNFYQKEHLMAWVSSHCSTPMWRRSDAVHDLGNYIPIDMYGGCGEISCPKQSWVNCTRVFRKYKFIAAFENSCCGGYITEKFWNVVSLFKAIPVVIGAPKVDYERQAPSNSFIHADDFDSLKDLADYILRVSKDKDLYDSYFQWKNNGTVKCNPIRDITSLTDFGVCRLIDFLEAKKQDLSKRVFDPYGPNWLGGCNECGHHKWVKDYSNFLK; encoded by the coding sequence ATGGACGGTAAATTATTGTATGACTCAACAATCCCTCTTCAAAGAGATGTTATGTCAAGGGGTTTACAAACGCATGTCGAAGGTGCTGATGTGCAATACCGAGTAGCCGTAGTCGCCACTTCGGTCTTTTGGgcaaataaattaatacttCCAAGAATCGTTACTTGCGAACTACGGATTGAAAATTCATCGGTCCGAATTGAAAAAGCTACCTATGAATCTGGTTATACTCAACTACGAGCAGATGTATTGATTTTCTCGGGGATAATTGGTGACATTGACATTtggcaggaacttgcgaagagaAGGCAACGTAATCAACTGTGGGTATTTGCAACCGAGGAGAGTGCGTTTACTTCCAGGAAGTTTATTCCACCCATAGAAATGAGTGATATTCATTTTAACATCAGTTCTACGTATCATCCCAAATCTGATATTTATATCCCATATGGAGCTTTCTCTCCCTTCACCGGTGAGGAAAAAACAGCTTTAAAGTTCGAGTCAAATTTCTATCAGAAGGAACATTTGATGGCGTGGGTCTCAAGTCATTGTAGTACCCCAATGTGGAGGAGATCGGATGCCGTACATGATCTTGGAAACTACATACCAATCGACATGTACGGGGGTTGTGGTGAAATATCCTGTCCTAAGCAATCTTGGGTGAACTGCACAAGGGTTTTCAGAAAGTACAAATTTATTGCTGCATTCGAAAATAGTTGTTGTGGGGGTTATAttacagaaaaattttggaATGTTGTCTCTCTCTTTAAAGCTATTCCTGTTGTAATAGGTGCCCCAAAAGTGGATTACGAACGACAGGCTCCGTCTAATTCGTTCATTCACGCTGACGATTTTGATTCGTTGAAGGATTTGGCAGACTATATCCTAAGGGTATCAAAGGATAAAGATCTCTATgattcatattttcaatggaaaaaCAATGGCACAGTGAAATGTAACCCTATTAGAGATATAACATCACTTACAGATTTCGGTGTTTGTAGATTAATCGACTTCCTGGAAGCAAAAAAACAAGATTTATCAAAGCGAGTCTTCGACCCATATGGGCCAAATTGGCTAGGGGGTTGTAACGAATGTGGACATCACAAATGGGTCAAAGATTATTCAaactttttgaaatga